A genomic stretch from Setaria viridis chromosome 1, Setaria_viridis_v4.0, whole genome shotgun sequence includes:
- the LOC117842395 gene encoding uncharacterized protein, producing MDTDLGGASAAGMDEAEAAFFARRGRRCCCFPWPAPSSSTTSHQRVGAAGLAAEEESWWQRAADAVLKVREWSELVAGPRWKTFIRRFGRSGPPTRPHHHFGGRKLNYDALSYALNFDEGHGASPEGDYTGYRDFSARFVGPPASAKSSMDLGGRDAPPLFNPPPPSHDGAGRA from the coding sequence ATGGACACCGACCTCGGCGGCGCGTCGGCCGCGGGCatggacgaggcggaggcggccttcttcgcgcggcgcggccgccggtgcTGCTGCTTCCCCTggcccgccccctcctcctccaccacctcccacCAGCGGGTgggcgcggcggggctggcggcggaggaggagagctGGTGGCAGCGCGCGGCGGACGCGGTGCTCAAGGTGCGGGAGTGGTCGGAGCTGGTGGCTGGCCCGCGGTGGAAGACCTTCATCCGGCGGTTCGGCCGCAGCGGGCCGCCCACGCGGCCGCACCATCACTTCGGCGGCCGCAAGCTCAACTACGACGCCCTCAGCTACGCGCTCAATTTCGACGAGGGCCACGGCGCCAGCCCCGAGGGCGACTACACCGGCTACCGCGACTTCTCCGCGCGCTTCGTTggcccgccggcctccgccaagtCCTCCATGGACCTCGGCGGccgcgacgcgccgccgctcttcaacccgccgccgccttcccacGACGGAGCCGGCCGGGCTTGA